From the Ruminiclostridium josui JCM 17888 genome, one window contains:
- a CDS encoding helix-turn-helix domain-containing protein, whose product MNEKVKDIAVRIKGLRLLAGSTEEEVAEQLGIELTQYKSYENAEDDIPVSLLYELAEIYKVNITEILTGTSPKLHDICYVKKGEGLQVERYDQYSFESLAYKYSNRKIEPMLVVLDPHNSPEMVSHKGQEFNYCLEGKMQVLIGKEKFDLEPGDSLYFNSSLPHKQIALGGKEARFLTVILL is encoded by the coding sequence ATGAATGAAAAAGTAAAGGACATTGCTGTCAGAATAAAGGGACTCAGGCTTCTGGCAGGGTCTACCGAAGAAGAAGTTGCAGAGCAGTTGGGAATTGAGCTTACGCAATACAAGTCTTATGAAAATGCGGAAGACGATATTCCTGTCAGTCTTTTATATGAGCTGGCAGAGATTTATAAGGTCAACATTACTGAAATTCTAACAGGAACATCACCAAAACTTCACGATATATGCTACGTAAAAAAAGGGGAAGGTCTCCAAGTTGAAAGATATGACCAATACAGCTTTGAAAGTCTTGCTTACAAATATTCCAACAGAAAAATAGAACCTATGCTTGTTGTACTTGATCCTCATAATAGTCCTGAAATGGTTTCTCATAAAGGACAGGAGTTTAATTATTGCCTTGAAGGAAAAATGCAGGTGCTGATAGGTAAAGAGAAATTTGATTTAGAGCCAGGGGATTCTTTATATTTCAACTCTTCACTTCCTCACAAACAGATTGCCTTGGGTGGTAAAGAAGCTAGATTTCTTACCGTAATTTTACTTTAA
- a CDS encoding AMP-binding protein, whose protein sequence is MSLETRYLSKTDFESYEDFRENFKLNVPSNFNFAYDIIDEYSRLEPERLALVWCDDHGNEKKFTFGDLKYWSDKTANYLIANGLGKGDKVMFILRRRYEFYFFAFAAMKIGITFIPSTNQLMKKDIVYRNNAAEVKAIIAYNDPEIIEHVENSMEDSPTVEKYIMVGGAKDKWMDYDKDINAFSNNWSRPEGELDTQNKDYMIIYFTSGTTSMPKMAIHDFTYPLGHIVTAKYWHRVVENGLHLTVADSGWAKFAWGKLFGQWICGAVQFLYDMDRFDPCNLLEKIEKYQVKTFCAPPTIYRFMLQHDITKYDLSSLTHCSTAGEPLNPEIFNRFKKLTGHEILNGFGQTETTVIVANFEWLPVDPGAMGMPNPAYDIDVVDEEGNSCQVGVEGELVIRDVDTNKPAGLFCGYYKDSESTARVWYNNTYHTGDVVYKDEHGYLWFVGRNDDVIKASGYRISPFEVESAVIEHPSVVECAVTGAPDSIRGTVVKATIVLAKGYKPSDELKKEIQNYVKKITAPYKYPRIIEFVDELPKTISGKIKRAQLRQDDHKKFEST, encoded by the coding sequence ATGAGTTTGGAAACTAGATATTTGAGTAAAACTGATTTTGAATCCTATGAGGATTTTAGAGAGAACTTTAAGCTAAATGTTCCATCTAACTTTAACTTTGCTTATGACATAATAGATGAGTATTCAAGATTGGAACCTGAAAGACTTGCTTTGGTATGGTGCGACGACCACGGAAACGAAAAGAAGTTTACTTTCGGAGATTTGAAGTACTGGTCTGATAAAACTGCCAATTACCTAATAGCTAACGGATTAGGCAAGGGCGACAAGGTAATGTTTATATTAAGAAGAAGGTATGAATTCTATTTCTTTGCATTCGCTGCCATGAAAATAGGTATTACCTTTATTCCGTCCACAAACCAGTTGATGAAGAAAGATATAGTATATAGAAACAATGCAGCAGAAGTAAAGGCTATTATAGCGTATAATGATCCGGAAATTATTGAACATGTTGAGAATTCAATGGAAGATTCTCCTACTGTTGAAAAGTACATAATGGTTGGTGGAGCAAAAGATAAATGGATGGATTATGATAAGGACATTAATGCATTTTCTAATAACTGGTCAAGGCCTGAAGGAGAATTGGATACTCAAAATAAAGACTATATGATTATATATTTTACTTCGGGTACCACAAGTATGCCTAAAATGGCAATACATGATTTTACATATCCACTTGGTCATATTGTTACAGCCAAGTATTGGCACAGGGTTGTAGAAAATGGACTGCACTTGACTGTTGCCGATTCAGGCTGGGCTAAATTTGCATGGGGTAAACTTTTTGGACAATGGATATGCGGTGCTGTACAATTTTTATATGATATGGATAGATTTGATCCTTGTAATCTGCTTGAGAAAATAGAAAAATACCAGGTAAAGACTTTCTGTGCTCCGCCTACAATTTACAGGTTTATGCTTCAGCATGATATTACGAAATATGATTTATCATCTCTAACTCACTGTTCAACAGCAGGAGAACCGTTAAATCCTGAGATTTTCAACAGGTTTAAAAAGTTAACGGGACATGAAATATTAAATGGATTCGGACAGACTGAAACTACTGTAATTGTAGCAAATTTTGAATGGCTGCCTGTAGATCCAGGTGCTATGGGAATGCCGAACCCTGCCTATGACATTGATGTAGTGGATGAAGAAGGAAATTCCTGTCAGGTTGGAGTGGAAGGTGAATTGGTAATAAGGGACGTTGATACCAATAAGCCTGCAGGGTTGTTCTGCGGATATTACAAAGATTCTGAGTCAACGGCAAGAGTGTGGTATAATAACACATACCATACTGGTGACGTTGTTTACAAGGACGAGCATGGATACCTGTGGTTTGTAGGAAGAAATGATGATGTTATAAAAGCATCCGGCTACAGGATAAGTCCTTTTGAAGTAGAAAGTGCAGTAATCGAGCATCCGTCAGTTGTTGAATGTGCTGTTACCGGTGCACCTGACAGTATAAGGGGTACAGTTGTAAAGGCAACTATTGTTCTTGCAAAAGGATATAAACCTTCAGATGAATTAAAAAAGGAAATTCAGAATTATGTAAAAAAAATTACGGCACCATACAAATATCCAAGAATAATAGAATTTGTTGATGAATTACCAAAAACAATTAGTGGAAAAATAAAAAGAGCACAGCTTCGTCAAGATGATCATAAAAAGTTTGAATCTACATGA
- a CDS encoding endonuclease MutS2, whose translation MNEKTQRVLEFDKIIDKLKGLTASELGRELVLELTPQTDFRTVEKMLSETNDGVNCVLKRGSPPLGGITDIRMTLKRLDMGGILNPSELLRIAGVLRAARRLKGYVNDKLDENNTNVVNELISCLESNQRLEQRIENCILSEDEIADNASPALSSIRRQIKEQQASIKDKLNSIIRSTKYQKFIQESVVTMRGDRYVIPVKQEHKGDIPGLVHDSSASGATLFIEPMAVVEANNSIKQLRVKEQTEIDRILAELSQDVSLILPQLNANMSIMARLDFIFAKAKMAVDYKCICPRINDNGKIIIKKGRHPLLDPQKVVPIDFWIGEKFSSLIVTGPNTGGKTVSLKTVGLFTLMTQSGLLIPANEGTEMSVFEKIYADIGDEQSIEQSLSTFSSHMKNIVDILGDVNEKSLILLDELGAGTDPTEGAALAMAILESLHQIGATTLATTHYSELKVYAISTVGVENASCEFDVETLRPTYRLLIGVLGKSNAFAISKRLGLTDDIIERSKEFLSQEDIRFEDILLSIEKNRSEAEKEKMRAESYRQEAERLKKDLEEQKRRLAAQKESELRKAREEARRILTDSKRQADELIAEMKRLAKEQEEAEVRRQTEELRQRLNKSINKLDDSLVESIMPRQGLVKPPKNLKPGDTVLIVNLNQKGTVLSLPDKNGEAQIQAGIMKINVHISNLKLVDEQKQQIQRTGMGKIGVSKAQNMSTEIDLRGMMLSEAVDVVDKYLDDASIAGMGEVTLIHGKGTGALRAGLHQHLKHNPHIKSFRLGKLGEGENGVTVVELK comes from the coding sequence ATGAATGAAAAAACTCAGAGAGTACTTGAATTTGATAAAATTATTGATAAATTAAAAGGCTTAACCGCATCTGAATTGGGGAGGGAGCTTGTTTTAGAGCTAACTCCTCAAACTGATTTCAGGACGGTTGAGAAAATGCTGTCAGAGACTAATGACGGTGTAAATTGTGTGTTAAAAAGAGGCTCACCGCCTCTTGGTGGGATTACGGATATAAGGATGACCCTTAAAAGACTTGATATGGGGGGAATACTGAATCCAAGCGAGTTACTGCGTATTGCAGGAGTATTAAGAGCCGCCAGAAGGCTAAAAGGATATGTTAACGATAAGCTGGATGAAAATAACACTAATGTTGTCAATGAACTGATATCCTGTCTTGAATCAAATCAGAGGTTGGAGCAGAGAATTGAGAACTGCATATTAAGCGAAGATGAGATTGCTGATAATGCAAGCCCTGCACTAAGCAGCATCAGACGTCAGATTAAGGAGCAGCAAGCGTCTATTAAGGATAAGCTGAATTCCATTATTCGTTCCACCAAATACCAGAAATTCATTCAGGAATCTGTCGTAACCATGAGAGGGGACAGATATGTAATACCAGTAAAACAGGAGCATAAGGGAGATATACCGGGGTTAGTGCATGATTCTTCTGCCAGTGGTGCAACATTGTTTATTGAGCCAATGGCGGTAGTTGAGGCGAACAACAGTATAAAACAGCTTAGGGTGAAGGAGCAAACGGAAATAGACAGGATACTAGCCGAGCTGTCTCAGGATGTTTCACTAATATTGCCTCAGCTGAATGCAAACATGAGTATAATGGCAAGACTTGATTTTATTTTTGCAAAGGCAAAAATGGCAGTAGATTATAAATGTATTTGTCCCAGAATCAATGATAACGGAAAAATTATTATTAAAAAAGGAAGACACCCTCTTCTGGATCCTCAAAAAGTAGTACCAATTGATTTCTGGATTGGCGAAAAATTCAGTTCATTAATTGTTACTGGCCCTAACACAGGGGGGAAAACCGTGTCTCTAAAAACAGTAGGACTGTTTACTTTAATGACACAGTCGGGGCTTCTGATTCCTGCAAATGAAGGAACAGAGATGAGTGTGTTTGAAAAGATTTATGCAGATATTGGGGATGAGCAAAGCATCGAACAAAGCCTTAGTACATTTTCGTCCCATATGAAGAATATTGTGGATATACTAGGTGATGTCAATGAAAAGTCGCTGATACTGCTGGATGAATTAGGAGCAGGGACAGACCCTACAGAAGGGGCTGCTTTGGCTATGGCAATTCTTGAATCTCTGCACCAGATAGGTGCTACAACTCTGGCAACTACACACTATAGTGAACTCAAGGTCTATGCAATTTCTACAGTAGGAGTTGAAAATGCATCCTGTGAATTTGATGTTGAAACCCTGAGACCAACTTACAGACTTCTTATTGGTGTGCTAGGAAAGAGTAATGCATTTGCCATTTCAAAAAGGCTTGGTCTGACAGATGACATAATCGAAAGGTCAAAGGAGTTTCTGTCTCAGGAGGACATAAGGTTTGAGGATATCCTGTTAAGTATAGAAAAGAATCGTAGCGAGGCCGAAAAAGAGAAAATGCGTGCTGAAAGCTACAGGCAGGAAGCGGAACGACTTAAAAAGGATTTGGAGGAGCAAAAAAGAAGATTAGCAGCCCAGAAGGAAAGCGAACTTCGCAAAGCTCGTGAAGAAGCTCGCCGTATTTTAACTGATTCAAAACGTCAGGCAGATGAACTGATTGCTGAAATGAAAAGACTGGCAAAGGAGCAGGAAGAGGCTGAAGTACGAAGACAAACAGAGGAACTTCGTCAAAGACTTAACAAGAGTATAAATAAATTGGATGATTCTTTGGTTGAGTCTATAATGCCAAGACAGGGCCTTGTGAAACCGCCTAAAAATCTCAAACCCGGTGATACCGTATTAATAGTAAACCTTAACCAGAAGGGTACGGTTTTATCGCTGCCGGATAAAAACGGAGAAGCTCAGATTCAAGCTGGAATCATGAAAATAAATGTTCATATATCAAATCTAAAATTGGTAGATGAACAGAAGCAGCAGATACAAAGAACCGGAATGGGTAAAATAGGTGTTTCTAAAGCACAGAATATGTCTACTGAAATTGATTTGCGTGGAATGATGCTTAGCGAGGCCGTTGACGTTGTTGATAAGTATCTTGATGATGCAAGTATAGCAGGTATGGGAGAAGTTACGCTTATACACGGAAAAGGTACTGGGGCTTTAAGAGCAGGACTCCATCAGCACTTGAAGCATAATCCTCATATAAAAAGCTTTAGACTAGGTAAACTAGGTGAAGGTGAAAACGGGGTTACGGTTGTTGAGCTTAAATAA
- the typA gene encoding translational GTPase TypA: MDIRQDIRNIAIIAHVDHGKTTLVDAMLRQSGIFRENEAVAERVMDSNDLEKERGITILAKNTAVNYNGFKINIVDTPGHADFGGEVERVLKMVDGVLLLVDAFEGAMPQTRFVLKKALQLNLKPIVVVNKIDRPEARPEEVVDEVLELFIELGADDEQLEFPVIYASSREGFAVCDLGGERRDLKPLFDVIIDKVPPPQGELSGTLQLLVSNIDYDEYVGRIAIGRIERGSVKLGQPAIICKKEGNQLNARITKLYCYEGLKRIETAEAKLGDIVAVSGVGDVTIGDTICEVGAPDPLPFVAIDEPTLSMTFSVNNSPFAGREGTFVTSRHLRDRLFKELETNVSLRVEETDSPDAFVVSGRGELHLSILVETMRRQGYEFQVSKPTVINKEIDGVLMEPIEYLMIDVPEEFMGTVMEKLGQRKSEMVNMTSANQGYMRLEFKIPARGLIGYRSELLTDTKGNGIMNHVFHGYEPYKGEIPTRTRGSLIAWEDGEAVTYGLYNAQERGTLFITPGTKVYEGMIVGENARYDDLVVNVCKKKHVTNMRASGSDEALRLTPPIILSLEQALEFIAEDELVEMTPKSIRLRKKILDTETRAKMRSKM, translated from the coding sequence GTGGATATCAGACAAGATATAAGAAACATAGCAATAATAGCACACGTTGACCATGGAAAGACCACTTTGGTTGATGCTATGCTTAGGCAGAGCGGTATTTTCAGAGAAAACGAAGCTGTTGCTGAGAGAGTAATGGATTCCAATGACCTTGAAAAGGAAAGAGGAATTACAATACTTGCAAAGAATACTGCTGTCAATTATAACGGATTTAAAATCAATATTGTTGATACTCCCGGACATGCCGACTTCGGTGGAGAAGTTGAACGTGTACTAAAAATGGTTGATGGTGTTTTACTATTAGTTGATGCTTTTGAGGGTGCAATGCCACAGACAAGGTTTGTACTTAAAAAGGCATTACAACTGAATTTAAAGCCAATTGTTGTTGTAAACAAGATTGACAGACCAGAAGCAAGACCAGAGGAAGTTGTTGACGAGGTTCTGGAATTGTTTATTGAATTGGGTGCTGACGATGAACAATTGGAATTCCCGGTTATTTATGCTTCTTCAAGAGAAGGTTTTGCAGTTTGCGACCTTGGAGGGGAAAGAAGAGATTTAAAACCATTATTTGATGTAATTATTGATAAGGTTCCTCCACCGCAGGGTGAACTGAGTGGAACTCTTCAGCTTTTGGTTTCAAATATTGACTATGATGAATATGTTGGAAGAATAGCTATAGGTAGAATTGAAAGAGGTTCGGTAAAGCTTGGCCAGCCTGCAATAATTTGCAAAAAGGAAGGAAATCAGCTTAACGCTAGAATAACAAAGCTTTATTGCTATGAAGGCCTCAAGAGAATTGAAACTGCAGAAGCAAAGCTGGGGGATATAGTTGCGGTTTCCGGTGTAGGTGATGTTACAATTGGAGATACAATATGTGAAGTAGGCGCACCTGACCCATTGCCTTTTGTTGCTATTGACGAGCCTACTTTGTCAATGACATTTAGTGTAAATAACAGCCCATTTGCAGGAAGAGAGGGTACTTTTGTAACTTCAAGGCACTTGAGAGACAGACTTTTCAAAGAACTGGAAACAAATGTTAGTCTTAGAGTTGAAGAAACTGACTCTCCAGATGCATTTGTTGTTTCGGGCAGAGGTGAGCTTCACCTGTCAATATTAGTTGAAACAATGAGAAGGCAGGGATATGAATTCCAGGTTTCAAAACCGACGGTTATTAATAAGGAAATTGACGGGGTATTAATGGAGCCTATTGAATATTTGATGATAGATGTTCCGGAAGAATTTATGGGAACAGTAATGGAAAAGCTTGGACAAAGAAAATCCGAGATGGTTAATATGACATCTGCAAACCAGGGGTATATGAGACTTGAATTCAAGATTCCCGCAAGAGGTTTGATTGGATACAGGTCAGAATTGCTTACCGATACTAAAGGAAATGGAATAATGAATCACGTATTCCATGGATATGAACCATACAAAGGTGAAATTCCTACAAGGACAAGAGGATCATTGATTGCTTGGGAGGATGGCGAAGCTGTTACTTACGGGTTGTACAATGCTCAGGAAAGAGGAACTCTTTTCATAACACCGGGAACAAAGGTTTATGAAGGAATGATTGTTGGTGAGAATGCCAGATACGATGACTTAGTTGTAAATGTTTGTAAAAAGAAGCATGTTACAAATATGAGAGCTTCCGGCTCAGATGAAGCGTTGAGATTAACACCTCCTATAATTTTGAGCCTAGAACAGGCATTGGAATTTATTGCTGAAGATGAACTTGTAGAGATGACTCCAAAAAGTATTCGCTTAAGAAAAAAGATACTGGATACAGAAACAAGAGCGAAAATGAGAAGTAAAATGTAA
- the mltG gene encoding endolytic transglycosylase MltG has protein sequence MDRRLKVSLTGILTVVVGILLSIPNIMNYFGTLLKGFDAKFGLLNAVFTAVGLTLVIFGLFIISAGLKKMSFWLTIFIVFVFIFTVGATITFRSTVSTDTSEAVTKEVKIKADAEGAKMIDIPMGSNTKTIAEILANEGIINKPQIFTIVSKINGFDGKYQAGTHILKPGLEFNTIMTILTGKPESKKVTIPEGLSYRQIVNTFVKKELGTADKFDYAMKYQKYDYDFIKDIKDSNNREFKLEGYLFPDTYEFAMNASEKTIINVMLENFNNKVTKEHYKRAKELGMTMDEVITLASIIEREVSNTQERRVVSEVFHRRLKDKNKNLRKLESCATLQYIFLNTEGKVHEVITYEDRNVNNPYNTYLNPGLPPGPICSPSIDAINAALYPDEDTDYMFFLSAGDGTTKFSKTYAEHLKAMKQYGLAK, from the coding sequence ATGGATAGAAGATTAAAAGTATCATTGACAGGGATACTGACTGTGGTTGTTGGTATATTGCTATCAATACCAAATATCATGAACTATTTCGGAACTCTGTTGAAAGGTTTTGATGCTAAGTTTGGTTTGCTTAATGCGGTGTTTACGGCTGTAGGGCTTACTTTGGTTATTTTTGGATTATTTATAATATCAGCCGGATTGAAGAAGATGTCTTTCTGGCTGACCATTTTTATTGTTTTTGTATTTATTTTTACTGTGGGAGCCACTATAACTTTTAGGAGTACGGTTTCCACAGATACATCTGAGGCAGTAACCAAGGAAGTCAAAATAAAGGCTGATGCCGAAGGCGCAAAGATGATTGACATACCTATGGGTTCAAATACCAAGACTATTGCGGAAATTCTTGCAAATGAAGGTATTATTAATAAACCTCAGATTTTTACAATTGTGTCAAAAATTAACGGATTTGACGGCAAGTATCAAGCTGGTACCCATATTTTGAAACCGGGATTGGAATTCAACACTATAATGACAATACTTACTGGAAAGCCTGAAAGTAAAAAAGTAACCATACCTGAAGGCTTGAGCTACAGACAGATTGTCAATACCTTTGTTAAAAAGGAACTTGGTACTGCAGATAAATTTGATTATGCAATGAAGTATCAAAAGTATGACTATGATTTTATAAAGGACATAAAAGACAGTAATAACCGTGAATTCAAGCTAGAAGGATATTTATTTCCCGATACATATGAATTTGCAATGAATGCCAGTGAAAAGACAATAATAAATGTAATGCTTGAAAACTTTAATAACAAAGTAACAAAAGAGCATTATAAACGTGCCAAGGAATTAGGTATGACAATGGACGAGGTTATTACTCTTGCTTCAATAATTGAGAGAGAGGTAAGTAACACCCAGGAAAGAAGAGTTGTATCAGAAGTATTTCACAGGCGTTTGAAAGATAAGAATAAGAATCTGAGAAAGTTAGAGTCATGTGCTACTCTTCAATATATTTTCTTAAATACTGAGGGAAAGGTACATGAGGTAATAACATACGAAGATAGGAATGTTAATAATCCGTATAATACTTATCTTAATCCAGGTTTACCACCAGGACCTATTTGCTCACCGAGTATTGACGCAATAAACGCAGCGTTGTATCCTGATGAGGATACGGATTACATGTTCTTCTTATCAGCAGGTGACGGAACTACTAAGTTCTCAAAAACTTATGCCGAACACTTAAAGGCTATGAAGCAATACGGATTGGCAAAATAA
- a CDS encoding peptidase U32 family protein — MNKVELLAPAGNLEKLKMAIMYGADAVYIGGQKFGLRASADNFSLEDIKEGLDFAHQRECKVYVTVNIIPHNEDLEGLPEYIKQLDELGIDAVIVSDPGIFDIVRENAPDMEIHISTQANNTNYASAMFWYRHGAKRIVTARELSLQEISEIRSKIPDDLDLEAFIHGAMCISYSGRCLLSSYMAERDSNRGACSHPCRWKYHLVEEKRPGEYYPVYEDEKGTYIYNSKDLCMIEHIPELVKAGIYSFKIEGRMKSSFYVATVVSAYRQAIDAYLADPDNYRFDPEWLIELSKASHREYTTGFYFNKTTGADQIYNTSSYIREYDFVGMVLEYDKSTGIAKIEQRNRMIVGDEIEVVSPRKGYFTQTIKEMHNEDGESIRTAPHAQMIVYMPIDEEVGPYTILRRK, encoded by the coding sequence ATGAATAAAGTTGAGCTTTTGGCTCCGGCGGGAAATCTTGAAAAGCTTAAAATGGCAATTATGTATGGTGCAGATGCGGTATATATTGGCGGACAGAAGTTTGGTTTAAGAGCATCTGCTGACAATTTCTCTCTTGAGGATATCAAGGAGGGACTTGATTTTGCACATCAGAGAGAATGTAAGGTTTATGTGACTGTTAATATAATTCCTCATAATGAAGATCTTGAGGGATTACCTGAATATATAAAGCAGCTTGATGAACTGGGAATAGATGCGGTTATAGTTTCTGATCCTGGAATTTTTGATATTGTACGTGAAAATGCTCCTGACATGGAGATTCATATAAGTACTCAGGCTAATAACACCAATTACGCCAGTGCTATGTTTTGGTACAGGCATGGGGCTAAAAGAATTGTTACTGCAAGGGAGCTTTCTCTTCAAGAAATAAGTGAAATCAGGTCAAAAATACCTGATGATTTGGATTTAGAGGCTTTTATCCATGGAGCTATGTGCATTTCCTATTCAGGAAGATGCCTGCTCAGCAGCTATATGGCAGAACGTGATTCCAACAGAGGAGCATGTTCTCATCCTTGCAGATGGAAGTATCATTTGGTTGAAGAAAAGCGTCCCGGTGAGTATTATCCGGTTTATGAGGATGAAAAGGGAACATATATATACAATTCCAAGGATTTGTGTATGATTGAACATATTCCTGAATTAGTTAAAGCGGGTATTTACAGCTTTAAGATTGAAGGAAGAATGAAAAGCTCCTTTTATGTAGCTACAGTTGTAAGTGCCTACAGACAGGCTATTGATGCATATTTAGCTGACCCTGACAATTACAGGTTTGACCCTGAATGGCTGATAGAACTCTCAAAAGCCAGTCATAGGGAATATACCACGGGATTTTATTTTAATAAGACCACAGGTGCAGATCAGATATATAATACCAGTTCCTATATCAGAGAATACGACTTTGTTGGTATGGTACTGGAATATGATAAATCAACCGGTATTGCAAAGATTGAGCAGAGAAACCGCATGATTGTAGGAGATGAAATAGAGGTGGTAAGCCCCCGAAAAGGCTATTTTACCCAAACTATTAAAGAAATGCACAATGAGGATGGAGAAAGTATCAGAACTGCACCTCATGCACAAATGATTGTATATATGCCTATTGATGAAGAAGTGGGGCCTTATACGATTTTGAGAAGGAAGTAG
- a CDS encoding O-methyltransferase, protein MINYEYITQYIRETIKPNTGLLAELEEYASKHHVPIIQPEVAALLKVIGNMKRPTRILEVGTAIGYSSILFSGFLQQKGIIDTIERNEEMIEIARKNIKRAGLQDTINVIAGDALEVLACLNKSYDMIFIDAAKGQYSEFFEHCKRMLAPGGIIISDNVLYKGMTASDELVVRRKRTIVNRMRSFLKELCQDESFETGIIPIGDGVALSYNKQ, encoded by the coding sequence ATGATTAATTACGAATACATTACTCAATATATAAGAGAGACTATCAAACCAAACACTGGATTGTTGGCTGAGCTTGAAGAATATGCTTCCAAGCATCATGTACCAATAATTCAGCCTGAGGTTGCAGCACTATTGAAGGTTATTGGAAATATGAAACGACCTACAAGAATTCTGGAAGTTGGGACAGCAATAGGATATTCTTCAATTTTATTTTCAGGATTTTTGCAGCAAAAGGGTATAATAGATACCATAGAGCGAAATGAAGAAATGATTGAGATAGCAAGAAAAAATATAAAGCGTGCCGGACTTCAGGATACTATAAATGTAATTGCAGGCGATGCTCTAGAGGTTCTAGCCTGCCTTAACAAAAGCTATGATATGATATTTATTGATGCAGCAAAAGGACAGTACAGTGAGTTTTTTGAACATTGTAAGAGGATGCTTGCCCCAGGTGGAATTATTATTTCCGATAATGTTCTATATAAGGGTATGACTGCAAGTGATGAGCTTGTGGTAAGAAGAAAGAGAACTATAGTTAACAGAATGAGAAGTTTCCTAAAGGAGCTTTGCCAGGATGAGTCATTTGAGACAGGTATAATTCCTATAGGAGACGGAGTAGCACTTAGCTATAATAAACAGTAA